The following proteins come from a genomic window of Eisenibacter elegans DSM 3317:
- a CDS encoding AAA domain-containing protein, whose protein sequence is MSFPSFDTLQRLLKMERDADRQQYHSQMIQTPLSERKTKGWSWYPVRLAGSDIGLGEQYQLSLERPYQADASAFQVGGRVSIFHLDANGVAADTLPGVIVALWKDRMRVALSVEELPDWLDEPRLGVDMLFDDLTYQEMETALEQVIRAKEGRLAELRATLTGQKPASFAAEVPHYYHIATLNESQNEALRQVLAAKDVALVHGPPGTGKTTTLVEAIKLTLDTEKQVLVCAPSNTAVDLLTLRLAQKGLRVLRIGNPARIDEDLVQYSLDAQLSAHDDYRYLKQLRKQADEYRRMAGKYKRKFGKDEREQRQLLYTEARKISEDAQALEKYMLNDLLQKAQVITATLVGSVNKYIRAKQFSTVFIDEAGQALEPACWIPIQKSERVIFAGDHRQLPPTVKSFEAAQQGLSRTLFERLMHTQPEASALLRTQYRMHEQVMQFSNEQFYEGKLIADENVAQHSLLSPEAEPQPILSQAVSFIDTAGCGFEEQQNPKTRSRANQEEAQLLLRHLTQLIQALQWTPKGQLKTDFSIGIISPYAAQVELLQQLLAEDSFLQGIRDFVQISSIDGFQGQERDIIYLSLVRSNEDNEIGFLSDTRRMNVALTRARKRLVVIGDSATIGGHSFYEAFLNYVERIGAYQSAWEYMA, encoded by the coding sequence ATGTCTTTCCCTTCTTTCGATACCCTCCAGCGCTTGCTCAAGATGGAGCGCGACGCTGACCGCCAACAGTACCACAGCCAGATGATTCAAACGCCACTGTCGGAGCGTAAGACCAAGGGTTGGAGCTGGTATCCGGTGCGGCTGGCCGGCAGCGATATTGGACTGGGCGAACAGTATCAGCTCAGCCTTGAGCGCCCTTACCAAGCCGATGCCTCGGCCTTTCAGGTTGGGGGGCGGGTGTCTATCTTCCATCTTGATGCCAATGGGGTGGCTGCCGACACACTCCCCGGGGTCATTGTGGCGCTGTGGAAAGACCGGATGCGGGTGGCGCTCAGTGTCGAGGAGCTGCCCGATTGGCTCGACGAGCCCCGCCTAGGGGTCGATATGCTCTTTGATGACCTCACTTACCAAGAGATGGAAACCGCCCTTGAGCAAGTTATCAGAGCCAAAGAAGGACGTTTGGCCGAACTGCGAGCCACCCTCACAGGGCAGAAGCCCGCAAGTTTTGCGGCAGAGGTACCACATTATTATCACATAGCCACGCTCAATGAGTCTCAAAATGAGGCGCTGCGACAGGTGCTGGCTGCCAAAGATGTAGCCCTAGTACACGGCCCTCCGGGAACGGGCAAGACCACCACCTTAGTCGAGGCAATCAAACTTACCCTCGACACCGAAAAGCAGGTGTTGGTATGTGCCCCCAGCAATACCGCCGTAGACCTACTTACGTTGCGCTTGGCGCAAAAAGGCCTGCGGGTACTGCGTATTGGCAACCCGGCTCGTATCGATGAAGACTTGGTGCAGTACAGTCTCGATGCCCAACTATCGGCTCACGACGACTATCGCTACCTCAAACAACTCCGTAAACAGGCCGACGAGTACCGCCGTATGGCCGGAAAATACAAACGTAAGTTTGGCAAAGATGAGCGCGAGCAACGCCAACTGCTCTATACCGAAGCCCGAAAAATAAGCGAAGACGCTCAGGCGTTGGAGAAATATATGCTCAACGATCTGCTCCAAAAAGCGCAGGTCATCACTGCCACCCTAGTGGGGAGTGTCAACAAATACATCCGAGCCAAGCAGTTTAGTACTGTATTTATTGACGAAGCCGGGCAAGCCCTAGAACCGGCCTGCTGGATTCCGATTCAGAAGTCCGAACGGGTGATTTTTGCCGGCGACCACCGACAGCTGCCCCCTACGGTCAAGTCCTTTGAAGCCGCGCAACAGGGCCTGAGCCGTACGCTGTTTGAGCGACTGATGCACACCCAGCCCGAAGCCTCTGCATTGCTGCGCACCCAGTACCGGATGCACGAGCAAGTGATGCAGTTTTCCAATGAGCAATTTTATGAAGGCAAGCTCATTGCCGATGAAAACGTAGCCCAACACAGCCTGCTCTCGCCCGAAGCCGAACCGCAGCCTATCCTCAGCCAAGCAGTGAGCTTTATCGATACAGCAGGGTGTGGGTTTGAGGAGCAACAAAACCCCAAAACACGCAGCCGTGCCAACCAAGAAGAGGCGCAGCTCTTGCTCCGACACCTTACCCAACTAATACAAGCCTTACAGTGGACCCCCAAGGGGCAGCTCAAAACCGATTTTTCGATTGGGATTATATCCCCCTATGCTGCTCAGGTAGAGTTACTGCAGCAGCTATTGGCCGAAGACAGCTTTCTGCAAGGCATCCGTGATTTTGTACAAATTAGTTCGATTGACGGATTTCAAGGTCAAGAGCGCGACATCATCTACCTCTCCCTTGTGCGCAGTAATGAAGACAACGAAATCGGCTTCCTATCTGATACCCGCCGGATGAACGTAGCCCTCACCCGTGCCCGCAAGCGCCTAGTCGTCATCGGGGACAGCGCCACCATTGGTGGGCACTCCTTTTATGAGGCTTTTTTGAATTATGTGGAGCGTATCGGGGCATACCAAAGCGCCTGGGAGTATATGGCATAG
- a CDS encoding 2OG-Fe(II) oxygenase, whose translation MWNDNASLSPEQIADALATDLYAVCADFASPEEVLGLRQALLAQQQAGAMQQAAIGRGEQQQVRPDVRNDKIVWWEPQKLQNPVEIALYERLQALRICLNRSLYLGINYTELHYAYYPIGGHYEAHYDAFKGVGRRKVSFVLYLNPDWQPQHEGELRLLFEGQAPIDIAPLAGTLACFLSTEVLHEVRPTKAPRYSLTGWMRHSDLQDMLLANA comes from the coding sequence ATGTGGAATGACAATGCCTCTCTTAGCCCTGAGCAGATAGCCGATGCCTTGGCAACAGACTTATATGCGGTTTGTGCCGATTTTGCTTCTCCCGAAGAGGTTTTAGGACTTCGTCAAGCGCTTCTGGCGCAACAGCAGGCAGGGGCAATGCAGCAAGCCGCCATTGGCCGAGGTGAGCAGCAACAAGTCCGTCCGGATGTACGCAACGATAAAATTGTGTGGTGGGAGCCACAAAAGCTACAAAATCCAGTAGAAATTGCTCTCTATGAGCGTTTACAAGCACTTCGTATTTGCCTCAACCGTAGCCTGTATCTAGGTATCAACTATACAGAATTGCACTATGCTTATTACCCTATTGGGGGGCATTATGAGGCGCACTATGATGCTTTCAAGGGTGTAGGGCGGCGCAAAGTGTCGTTTGTATTGTACCTAAACCCAGACTGGCAGCCCCAACACGAAGGAGAGCTTCGTTTGTTGTTTGAGGGGCAAGCCCCCATCGACATTGCGCCTTTGGCTGGCACCTTGGCTTGTTTTCTAAGTACGGAGGTACTGCATGAGGTGCGGCCTACCAAAGCACCACGGTATAGCCTGACGGGGTGGATGCGCCACAGCGACCTACAAGATATGCTTTTGGCCAATGCCTAG